The Oxyura jamaicensis isolate SHBP4307 breed ruddy duck chromosome 21 unlocalized genomic scaffold, BPBGC_Ojam_1.0 oxy21_random_OJ72563, whole genome shotgun sequence DNA window CGCCGTCAGGGCACCTTGGGGAGTATGGGGACAGCTTCCCTGTGGCACAAGGGAGGCCTCAGAGGGGCCCATCCCCGTGGCCTCAGGGTGCCTTggggaggaggatggagccCATCCTCATGGCACTGGGGCATCTCGTGGTGCTCATGGCATCAGGGTGCCATGGGACAGGGGGTCCTTGCCCTGTGGGTGTCACTGCATCTCGGGGAAACCATCAGCATAGCTCCagggcaccccggggtgcttGTCCCCATAGTGCCTGGGTGTCTCCGGGCTCCCTCCGGGCCCGTCCCCGTGGTATCTGGGTGCCTCTGGGTGCCCATCCCTGCGGCACCCTGGCACAGCCACGGGTGCAGCCGCGCTCCCCGCGCCCGCTCTGCCAGTGCCATCTGCTGGCAAAGGCGGCCGCTTTTGCCAGGCGCCCGCGCGTGCCCGGCTGCACACACGTGTGTGCACACCCGCTCCCCCCCAGCACACGGGACACGCGTGGTGCCAGCTCTGCAGGTTTATTTGCCCTCTGCGATGCCGGGAGGTTGCTGCTGCCCTACTCAGTTGTGGTTATTCATGGTCTGGAAGAGAGAAGTGGCTGAGGGGGGTGCAACACCCCGGTACCCCAGCATCCCCACACCCCaatgtcccagcaccctggTACCTGGGCACCCCGACAgcccagcaccccagcaccctggcACTGCAACATCCCAGCACCCTGGTGCCCTGGCACACTGACATCCAGATATACTGACACCCCAGCACCCCAACACTCTGGTACCCCAGCACCTCGACATCCCAGCCCCATGGTACCCTGGCACCCCATTACCCCAGCACCCCCTTGTCCCTGCACCCCGGTGCCCACCTCGGCGATCCAGTCCTCGAAGGCGGAGACGCGGGTGAAGACAGTGGGCTTCTTTGGGGTGTCACAGCCCAGTCCCGAGACAAAGCTGGCGATGCCGTGCACCTCCCAGTGCCCATCATCAGCCTGGCAGTTCAGGGGGCCGCCCGAGTCgccctggggatggggatggggtcAGGCTGGGGTTGGGGTGCTCCGGCTCCCCCGGCACGGCACAGCCCAGAGCGGCACTCACGTTGCAGCCGGCCTTCTCGGCTCCGCCGGCGCAGATCATGGTGGTGCGGATGGCCAGGCTGCCCCACCAGTCGGGCTGCGTGCAGTGCTTGTAGTCCACCACGGGCATCAGCGCCTCCTGCAGCCGGTCCGGCAGCGGGCCACCAGCTGCCAGTGGGGTGGGGGCTTAGGGACCCGGACGGACAGCCCTGTGCCTGGCATCCTGCCCGCCGGCCCCATCCATCCCACGTCCATCCAGCATCCACACATCACCCGCCCATCATCCGTCTATCCATCATCCATCTATCCGTtcttccatccatccatccatccaaaCATCTGTCCATCATCTATCCATCATCCATCCACCCTTCCAACAAgcccccatccctccctcccatGTCCTTCCCCccttccatccctccctccGTGCCCCCATCCCTGTCTCTCCACGCGTCCCTTCCTCCACCCgtccctcctttcctccatcTCTCCACCCCACATCCACTCCCCggtccctccctctccctccccggGGAGCAGCCGGGCGCTGTCCCCATGCCGCGGGGACGCACTGGACAGACGTCCCCAGCCGCTCAGGTAGCAGGGGTAGCCGTCGGGCAGGATGGTGCCCGCGGGTGGCAGCTGCGCCGTCTGCACTTGGTTGTTGAGCACCGCGTTGTGCCGCAGCTTCATCAGGGCGATGTCGTTGCTGCCACGTGGGGACACACACGTGTCACGGGGGCTCTGGGTGGGGACGGCGTCCCCCCGCGCCACCGGGACCCCGCTCACCCGCAGGCCACGCATGAGCTTCTCCACTTGGGGTGCACGAAGATGTCAGAGTTGGCGACGGAGATGCGCTGCTCAGGGCCCTCGGCGGAGCTCATGTCGTACTCACCCAGCACCACCTCGTAGGTGAGCGTGGAGCTGCCCGTGGGGACACGGCCCTCAGCGGACGCCACGCTGGGTGGCACCAGGGGCGACCCGGGGGacgggggctgcagccctcctgcaccCATCCCCGCAGCCTGCTGTCCTGTGTGCCCACCCTGCACCCTCCTTGCACCCCTGCTGCGCAGCCCATCACCCCCATGCCTGTCCTCGGTGCGTCCTGGACCTCCTGCGTGCACCCACCCAGCACCCCTCCTGCACCCCGCACCCCTTCCGTGCACCCACCCTGCCCCTCGCACCCCCCGCACCCCTCCTGCACCCCGCACCCCTTCCgtgcaccccctgcccccctgcccccatcCCGCGCCCCGCTCACGAGATGCAGTGCGCGGCCGTCATCACCCAGTCGGGCGCGATGAGGGTGCCCCCGCAGGTGTGGCGGAAGGTGCCGTTGCGCTCATACTGCAGCGAGATCTGCGGcgggggacacggggtgggAGGGGGCCGTGTCACCCCCTGGGCGTCCCCACCGTGTCCTggtccccgtccccgtgccgCTCACCTGCCAGGGCCAGCTGTAGGGCACCGCGTCCTCCCCGTTCACCACCCGTGACTGCGGCT harbors:
- the LOC118158177 gene encoding proproteinase E-like — its product is MLTLLVPLLLVAGGCRAAVLPKEPQSRVVNGEDAVPYSWPWQISLQYERNGTFRHTCGGTLIAPDWVMTAAHCISSTLTYEVVLGEYDMSSAEGPEQRISVANSDIFVHPKWRSSCVACGNDIALMKLRHNAVLNNQVQTAQLPPAGTILPDGYPCYLSGWGRLSTGGPLPDRLQEALMPVVDYKHCTQPDWWGSLAIRTTMICAGGAEKAGCNGDSGGPLNCQADDGHWEVHGIASFVSGLGCDTPKKPTVFTRVSAFEDWIAETMNNHN